A window of the Acidimicrobiales bacterium genome harbors these coding sequences:
- a CDS encoding PAS domain S-box protein, whose product MTTGDAAGSSMKVDWDDFLDLSEAAFDDAPVGMALALLDDEGNRTIHVANRALARFLGTTPDDLLGVNFNDLTHPDDRAADLESAAAIRAGAVDTVRRRKRYLHADGTYRWAELNARALRVKDDSIVTLAHILDISDRIELERAQAEAADALERMVADRTDELARSETALRVALDQSQGRERQLELVLDATKAAVGEWNMLDGTLLLSDSWYRLLGYEPGTVDLTDGPWQAWVHPDDWPELQRLLEESEAAGQRLVEHTLRVRHRDGTWRWNRYRGVATEWTDAGRPARMLGIALDVTEQRSLEQQLVHSAKMQSLGAFAGGIAHDFNNVLAIVQGHTEALERSSQVQPLTDDQLARIEAIQRAVRRATSLVRSLMLLNRPSATSGKVTDLADLLHRTAASLPYLLGEDVRLDVTVPPYPVVVPVDEGRLEAALLNLAANARDAMPAGGTLTMVLDAGDDPTPSAVLRVTDTGVGMDDNTLASIFEPFFTTKMPGVGTGLGMATTYATITEANGTITATSTPGNGATITIVLPIVPVTTSAEQVPPMLPTPLRPSTSLLVVEDEAELLELTTELLEDQQFRVHSALDADEALETLERYDDIALVITDAVMPGMSGPELASIIRERWPQIPLLFMSGYSVESPATLPFGDDHVLTKPVTSEALIEAVARVLQPDGNRRDRP is encoded by the coding sequence GTGACCACCGGCGACGCTGCCGGCTCGTCGATGAAGGTCGACTGGGACGACTTCCTCGACCTGTCCGAGGCGGCGTTCGATGACGCGCCTGTCGGCATGGCCCTGGCGTTGCTCGATGACGAGGGGAATCGTACGATCCATGTGGCGAATCGGGCCCTCGCCCGATTCCTCGGCACAACGCCCGACGATCTGTTGGGCGTCAACTTCAACGATCTGACCCACCCCGACGATCGGGCCGCCGACCTCGAATCGGCCGCAGCGATCCGAGCTGGAGCCGTCGACACCGTGCGGCGACGCAAGCGATATCTGCATGCCGATGGCACCTACCGATGGGCCGAGCTCAACGCTCGCGCCCTCCGGGTGAAGGACGACAGCATCGTCACGCTGGCCCACATCCTCGATATCAGCGACCGCATCGAGCTCGAGCGAGCACAGGCCGAAGCAGCCGACGCATTGGAACGCATGGTCGCCGACCGTACCGACGAACTGGCTCGGTCTGAGACAGCGCTCCGGGTCGCGCTCGACCAGAGTCAGGGACGCGAGCGTCAGCTGGAGCTCGTCCTCGACGCGACGAAGGCTGCCGTGGGTGAATGGAACATGCTCGACGGCACGCTCCTGCTCAGCGACAGCTGGTACCGGCTCCTCGGCTACGAACCGGGCACGGTCGATCTCACCGATGGACCGTGGCAGGCGTGGGTGCACCCTGACGACTGGCCCGAGTTGCAGCGGTTGTTGGAGGAATCGGAGGCCGCAGGTCAGCGACTGGTCGAGCATACGCTCCGGGTCCGCCACCGTGACGGCACCTGGCGGTGGAACCGCTACCGAGGCGTGGCCACCGAGTGGACCGATGCCGGCCGACCGGCGCGCATGTTGGGCATCGCGCTCGATGTCACGGAACAACGTTCGCTCGAGCAGCAGCTGGTGCACTCGGCGAAGATGCAGTCGCTCGGGGCGTTCGCCGGCGGCATCGCCCACGACTTCAACAATGTGCTGGCCATCGTGCAGGGCCATACCGAGGCGCTCGAACGCTCGTCGCAAGTGCAACCGCTGACCGACGATCAGCTCGCCAGGATCGAAGCGATCCAACGCGCCGTCCGCCGAGCCACCTCGCTGGTGCGCAGCCTCATGCTGCTGAACCGCCCATCGGCAACGTCAGGCAAGGTCACCGACCTCGCTGATCTATTGCATCGCACCGCTGCGTCGCTGCCGTACCTGCTTGGTGAGGACGTGCGTCTCGATGTCACGGTGCCGCCGTATCCAGTAGTCGTGCCGGTCGACGAGGGCCGGCTCGAGGCAGCGCTGCTGAACCTCGCGGCCAACGCACGAGACGCCATGCCGGCCGGCGGCACGCTCACCATGGTGCTCGACGCTGGCGATGACCCGACACCCTCGGCGGTGCTACGCGTCACCGATACCGGCGTCGGCATGGACGACAACACTCTGGCGTCCATCTTCGAACCGTTCTTCACGACCAAGATGCCCGGCGTCGGCACGGGACTCGGGATGGCCACCACCTACGCCACCATCACCGAGGCGAACGGCACGATCACCGCAACCTCGACGCCAGGGAACGGCGCCACCATCACCATCGTCCTCCCGATCGTCCCCGTGACCACCTCGGCCGAGCAGGTACCGCCCATGCTCCCGACACCACTCCGGCCGAGCACCTCGCTCCTGGTGGTCGAGGACGAGGCCGAACTGCTCGAACTGACGACCGAACTGCTCGAGGATCAGCAGTTCCGTGTGCACAGTGCGCTCGACGCCGATGAGGCCCTCGAGACCCTCGAGCGGTACGACGACATCGCGTTGGTGATCACCGACGCCGTCATGCCGGGGATGAGTGGGCCGGAGCTGGCCTCGATCATCCGGGAGCGGTGGCCTCAGATCCCGTTGCTCTTCATGAGCGGCTACTCGGTCGAGAGCCCAGCAACGCTGCCGTTCGGCGACGACCACGTCCTCACGAAACCGGTGACGTCGGAAGCGCTCATCGAGGCCGTCGCCCGGGTCTTGCAGCCCGACGGGAACAGAAGGGATCGACCATGA
- the trxA gene encoding thioredoxin, whose protein sequence is MAIGRPRCAKCKQDLPWIVNATANDFDEAIERSTLPVLVDLWAPWCGPCKMVAPMLERLAAERSGKLRVVKLNVDEAPAISARLRAQSIPTLLLFDRGVEVGRQIGALPEDALRRWIDQTFT, encoded by the coding sequence GTGGCGATCGGGCGGCCGCGCTGCGCGAAGTGCAAGCAAGACCTCCCCTGGATCGTCAATGCCACCGCCAACGACTTCGACGAGGCCATCGAGCGTTCCACACTGCCGGTGCTGGTCGACCTGTGGGCCCCGTGGTGCGGGCCGTGCAAGATGGTGGCGCCGATGCTCGAGCGCCTCGCCGCGGAGCGCTCCGGCAAACTCCGGGTGGTGAAGCTCAACGTCGATGAAGCGCCGGCGATCTCGGCGAGACTGCGGGCACAGAGCATCCCGACACTGCTGCTGTTCGATCGCGGCGTCGAAGTCGGGCGCCAGATCGGTGCGCTGCCCGAAGACGCGCTGCGCCGCTGGATCGACCAGACATTCACGTGA
- a CDS encoding universal stress protein, whose translation MVEDRAERSERYGIVVGIDGSDGSRAAMRWAAAHTDHFGPIQPVVAWRFPWWLVPNPFPGAPAPPPSEQFQLRAERQARHELDSLGIEPTADPIVCEAAAGPTLVTIGARANLIAVGTRGRDALRGTLLGSTGMHLVTHARVPVVVVPRDLPMTPRQGPVVVGIDGSPNATAALRWALTNTPANTLLVAVMSYLDPIDVTLRPDLPPKTETAQAAERLLRTTVDETRRAIGPEAHEVTTRVLYGEPREVLEELATTAQLLVLGTRGHRGVAHLLLGSTTDALIRHPIAPVVVVPSDG comes from the coding sequence ATGGTCGAAGATCGAGCGGAGCGAAGCGAGCGCTACGGCATCGTGGTCGGGATCGACGGATCCGATGGTTCCCGGGCAGCCATGCGCTGGGCCGCTGCTCACACCGATCACTTCGGACCGATTCAACCGGTCGTCGCCTGGCGGTTCCCATGGTGGCTGGTCCCCAACCCCTTCCCCGGCGCCCCGGCACCTCCGCCCAGCGAGCAATTTCAACTCCGGGCCGAACGCCAAGCCCGGCACGAACTCGACTCGCTCGGTATCGAGCCCACGGCGGATCCCATCGTGTGCGAGGCCGCCGCCGGCCCGACCCTCGTCACCATCGGGGCGCGGGCCAACCTCATCGCCGTCGGCACTCGCGGCCGCGATGCGCTCCGCGGCACCCTGCTCGGATCGACAGGCATGCATTTGGTCACCCATGCCCGAGTCCCCGTCGTGGTCGTGCCACGCGATCTCCCGATGACGCCTCGGCAAGGCCCCGTCGTCGTCGGCATCGACGGTTCGCCCAATGCCACCGCCGCTCTGCGATGGGCGCTCACCAACACACCCGCAAACACGCTGTTGGTCGCCGTGATGAGCTACCTCGATCCGATTGACGTGACGCTGCGCCCTGACCTGCCGCCGAAGACGGAAACCGCACAGGCGGCGGAGCGGCTGCTGCGCACGACGGTCGACGAGACCCGTCGTGCGATCGGTCCCGAGGCACACGAGGTCACCACTCGGGTCCTCTACGGCGAACCGCGCGAGGTGCTCGAGGAACTCGCCACGACGGCGCAACTCCTCGTTCTCGGCACCAGAGGGCACCGAGGAGTGGCGCATCTGCTGCTCGGGTCCACCACCGACGCGCTCATCCGCCACCCGATCGCGCCGGTCGTCGTCGTCCCGTCCGACGGTTGA
- a CDS encoding DsrE/DsrF/DrsH-like family protein: MSDDTEPAPIEKVSIIISKGSLEGIYPGLIMANGARAEGIEANVFFTFFGMDAVHKKHQSHIKVATVGNPGLHIPTWAGGLPGVSGLMTKYMEHQIEELDIPDIPEFVQMIADTGAGLYACLASVDLFKLEREDLIDELDDIITVGEFYEKAAGGQIIFT, from the coding sequence ATGTCCGACGATACCGAACCAGCACCGATCGAGAAAGTCTCGATCATCATCTCCAAGGGTTCGCTCGAAGGGATCTATCCGGGTCTGATCATGGCCAACGGGGCTCGAGCCGAGGGCATCGAGGCCAACGTCTTCTTCACCTTCTTCGGCATGGACGCCGTGCACAAGAAGCACCAGTCCCACATCAAGGTGGCCACCGTCGGCAACCCGGGTCTCCACATCCCCACGTGGGCCGGCGGCCTGCCCGGCGTGTCGGGGCTGATGACCAAGTACATGGAGCACCAGATCGAGGAGCTCGACATTCCCGATATCCCCGAGTTCGTGCAGATGATCGCCGACACCGGCGCTGGGTTGTACGCCTGTCTTGCCTCGGTCGATCTGTTCAAGCTCGAGCGGGAGGACCTGATCGATGAACTCGACGACATCATCACCGTCGGTGAGTTCTACGAGAAGGCAGCGGGCGGCCAGATCATCTTCACCTGA
- a CDS encoding TusE/DsrC/DsvC family sulfur relay protein codes for MATKTLAGATIEVDKEGFFVDPNQWTEPMAVEMAAEADLGELTDKHWQVINFMRKEYFEKGTGPTVRKLGKTSGVSVKELYELFPKGPAKIAARCAGIPKPKGCI; via the coding sequence ATGGCAACCAAGACGCTCGCCGGCGCCACCATCGAGGTCGACAAGGAGGGCTTCTTCGTCGATCCCAACCAGTGGACCGAACCCATGGCCGTCGAGATGGCGGCAGAAGCAGACCTCGGTGAGCTGACCGACAAGCACTGGCAGGTCATCAACTTCATGCGCAAGGAGTATTTCGAGAAAGGCACCGGACCGACGGTCCGCAAGCTGGGCAAGACCTCCGGCGTGTCGGTCAAGGAGCTCTATGAGCTCTTCCCGAAGGGCCCGGCCAAGATTGCCGCCCGCTGCGCCGGAATCCCCAAGCCGAAGGGATGCATCTGA